In one Gossypium hirsutum isolate 1008001.06 chromosome D09, Gossypium_hirsutum_v2.1, whole genome shotgun sequence genomic region, the following are encoded:
- the LOC107892070 gene encoding membrane steroid-binding protein 1: MGLQLWETLKEEITAYTGLSPATFFTVVALLWAIYYVVTGLFGSSDDHHQRSRAFEEQMEPLPPPVQVGEISEKELKQYDGSDPKKPLLMAIKGQIYDVSQSRMFYGPGGPYALFAGKDASRALAKMSFEEQDLTGDISGLGPFELDALQDWEYKFMSKYVKVGTIKKTVAVTGGDNGNGEALGTTEGDAKPAEDGSSQNAVAGTDAEE, encoded by the exons aTGGGTTTGCAACTATGGGAGACTTTGAAGGAGGAAATAACGGCGTATACGGGTCTATCTCCGGCCACTTTCTTCACGGTTGTTGCTCTGTTGTGGGCCATTTACTATGTAGTAACGGGTCTATTCGGGTCGTCCGATGATCACCATCAACGTTCCAGGGCTTTCGAGGAGCAGATGGAGCCGCTCCCACCTCCGGTTCAGGTAGGCGAAATTTCCGAGAAGGAACTTAAACAGTATGATGGGTCGGATCCCAAGAAGCCACTCCTTATGGCCATCAAGGGTCAGATTTATGATGTTTCTCAAAGCAg AATGTTTTATGGACCTGGTGGACCTTATGCATTGTTTGCTGGAAAGGATGCTAGCAGAGCTCTTGCAAAGATGTCTTTTGAAGAACAAGATTTAACCGGGGACATATCGGGTCTTGGTCCATTTGAATTGGATGCTTTGCAAGATTGGGAATATAAGTTTATGAGCAAATATGTAAAGGTTGGAACTATCAAGAAGACAGTTGCAGTAACCGGAGGGGATAATGGAAATGGTGAAGCCTTGGGGACTACTGAGGGCGATGCTAAGCCAGCTGAAGATGGTTCATCACAAAATGCAGTTGCTGGAACTGATGCTGAGGAGTGA